The DNA segment ACATGAGGAATTTTTAACCCATCAAATTGGGATTTACTCTTCTGTAAAGTCACACAATGTACAACAAGTACAACTCCCCTCTACATTGCATCATCTAAAAAACAGAAAAGAGAGACATACACGTGATATTAAGATCTTGCTGAGAAACTCAGTGCCAAATGTGCCAACCAAAGATACCAACCCATAATTAGATCCTATAGAACATATATTGCACTTGCCAGCATTATTTATCCTCATCTGCAAGCACAAATTTAGATAATTGAAGTTCCGATTGCTCCACCATTAACACTGACAATTAAACCTCCCTGAGAAAAAGACTCTAAAATGTAGGAACACCAAGCCGATTCCCAAAATATGCTGGGATAAAGCAAACCCTCTACAAAATCCCTATTGACCAAATATAGCAAGACTGATAACAGTTGCTATAACAGTTGCTGCCACTAACAAGCTAAGACACTTTGTCACCACTCAGAACGATCTCAGAATCAATATCCATCACCAGAAGCTGACATGGGAAATACAGACTGCTACCACTAACTTAATTACATGAGTAGAAGCCCGTAAAAATTGAACAATACACAAATGACACTATCCATCAATTCCAATCACTCAAAATATACCCAAGAGCAACATCAGAAAGTTTTGGATCTGGCGACGGAAGGCCAAGACCAATTTCTACATTGAAGATTTGCCAACAACAACTGCTAACACAATCAACACAATCAGCACACTAAATTAAAATCTAACAGAACTACCAGTACTAAACACCAATTTAACAAGGACCCAATAgctaaataaaagaagaaaaaggaaagaccaATTAGGGAGTCAAAGATTACCCAAATTCAATCATCCCCCGTAGGAAACAGAGTGAGAACCTTCCTACCCCCGTTCCCACTCGCCGACTCCAAATCCTCCACATATCCTGGAACTGTATTATGCACTGGCGCCCCCATCCTATGCACAGGCTGCTGTGTCTGTCTAGCCAGAAAGGGATGTTCAAACTGCCCATTTGGAGGTGACCCAAAGTGCCCCATCTGCCTGTGGTACTGACTCTGCAACTGGGGATGCGCCACTGCTGCGGCAGCTGCTGCCATCTGCTGTTGGTGATGATGGTGTTGCAGTGCTGCCACTGGCACAAAAGGCAAGAAATGATCGGAATTAGGCCTCCCTGGATGCAGGaaatgcgcaggtactggagaactCGCAAACAAATGCTCAGTTGCAGCATCAGACCCTGCGGCCAATCCACCAGCCCCGCCACCACCAGTACCATTAACACCACCAGCACCACCAGATGACAAGCCCTGCATCCTTTTCAGATATAACCGATACTTCTGCAAGTGACTAGCTACGTTCTCTCTAGTTAACCCATCTACACTCATAAGCTGCATTATAGTCTTGGGGACAGCATTTTTTATCCCCAAGTGTGCAACAGCGTCCACAAACCTCTTATGAAGCTGAGGGGTCCAGACGAGCCGGGGCCGCTTAAGGGTTCTAGCAGGCTCATCACCTGCAGCCCCAGAACCCAAGTCAGCTGAATCAGCGGCGTATTCAGCGGAGTTAGGTTGGGAAGGCGGCAAGGGGTTGTTAGGGGAGGGGGTGGCGGCAGTGGGTGGCGGCGGTGGAGGAGGAGGAGGCTGATTTTGTTGTAAAAGAGAAGCGGTGTTAGTGGTGGCAGTATTAGTAGGATTACGGATATCGAAAGCAAGAGCAAGATCAGGAGTAATTAGGGTTTGGGATAAGGGCATAAGCTCTTCTGGTGATGGGAGCTCTTCCTCCCATCTTGAAAACCAATTAGAATCATCCTCCCTCATTTCCTTTCCTTGTTTCCCTAAATATTGACCCAAACCCAATTCACAACTTCCCTTATTCTCTTCAAACAACAAAGATTTCTGGGATTTGGGTATTCAAATGGACCAATAACTAACAACAAAAtccaaagaaaaacaaagaagagAGCCACaaagattgaatttttttttttaaacgaaAAGAAGAGTATCTCTCTCTCAAACTagaatttgatttgatttgaggAGTGGTGGAGGCCGTAGTGACGCCGTGACCGTGAGAACTtacggaggaggaggaggaggaggaagggGGTGGAGAGAGGTTCGAGGTGGATCTCGTTTTTTTTCTTTTCAGCTTTTATTATGGGTACTGTTGTGATGCTTTCCTTATGATTTTTATGGCAAGAATACTTCTTGTTTTTCCGGGATTTGGGGCCTTATACACGAGAGCGAGGGTTACAAGATTTTATGATCTTTAGGGATTTCCCATCGTCTCCCTATC comes from the Hevea brasiliensis isolate MT/VB/25A 57/8 chromosome 5, ASM3005281v1, whole genome shotgun sequence genome and includes:
- the LOC110659686 gene encoding transcription factor MYBC1, which encodes MREDDSNWFSRWEEELPSPEELMPLSQTLITPDLALAFDIRNPTNTATTNTASLLQQNQPPPPPPPPPTAATPSPNNPLPPSQPNSAEYAADSADLGSGAAGDEPARTLKRPRLVWTPQLHKRFVDAVAHLGIKNAVPKTIMQLMSVDGLTRENVASHLQKYRLYLKRMQGLSSGGAGGVNGTGGGGAGGLAAGSDAATEHLFASSPVPAHFLHPGRPNSDHFLPFVPVAALQHHHHQQQMAAAAAAVAHPQLQSQYHRQMGHFGSPPNGQFEHPFLARQTQQPVHRMGAPVHNTVPGYVEDLESASGNGGRKVLTLFPTGDD